CAGCCGATGTAGCCGTCGGGCGACTTGCACTGCAGCCAGCGCCCCTCGCGGCGCAGCACCACCAGCCGGTTCCCCAGCACCACCTGCGACACCTGCACGAAGGTGATCCCCGGCCCCGCCAGCATCGGCGCCACGGCGGCCGAGACCACCGCGTGCACCAGCTCGTCGGGGTCGCCCTCGGGGAGGAACTGCACCTCGTCGACCACGGCCGCCCAGCCGGTGAGCAGGGCCGCGCGGTGCCTGAGCGCCTCGAGCGCCTCCATCTCCGAGACGGCGCCCTTCAGGGTCAGCACCGTCCCGTCGCGCACCTCGACGGTGACCTCGAAGACGCCCAGGCGCGGGTCCGGCACCAGCTCGGCGCGGACCTCCTCCACCATGGCCGCCACTTCCTCCGTGGCCCGCTTCACCATCGCTCCGGGCTCGCCAGCACGTCCATCACGGCCGCGACGTCGTCGGGGGTGTTGTACAGGTGGGGCGAGAGCCGGACGGCGCCCTCGCGCAGCACGCAGCCGACGCCCGCCCGCCGCAGCGCGCGGAAGGCGGCGCGCGGCCCCTGCGGGCGGAAGGCGAAGACGCCCGAGCGCCGCGCCGGCTCCAGGCCGCTCACGATCTCCCAGCCACTTTCGCCCTGAAGCCAGCCGACCAGCGGATTGAGGAGCCCCAGCACGTGGGCGCGGATGCGCTCGATTCCGACTTCGAGGAGCAGCTCGACGGACTCGGCGAAGCCGGCGTAGTCCTGCCACGGCTGGGTGGAGACCTCGAACTTCCGCGCGTCGTCCCACGGCTCCCAGCGGTAGCCGCACACCTCGGCCAGGTCGGCGGAGGCGCGCACCGCCGTCCAGCCGACCACGGTGGGGTCCAGGCGCGGCAGGAGCTCGCGGCGCACGTAGGCGAACCCGGTGCCGAACGGCGCGCAGAGCCACTTGTGCCCGCCCGCGGCCAGGACGTCGACCCCGGCCGCGCGCACGTCGGTGGGCACCTGCCCGAGCGACTGGATGGCGTCGACCACGAAGAAGATGCCGCGCTCCGCGCAGAAGCTCCCGAACTTCGCCAGGTCGGCGCTCCACCCGGTGGCGAACTGCACGGCCGAGAGGGCGAAGATGCCGACGTCCCCCTGGTCGAGCGCCGCGAAGATCCGCGCCTCGTCCGGCCGCCCGAGCGGGTCCGCCGGGACGATCTCCACCTTCGCCGCGCCAGCGCGCTCCAGGCGCAGCCACGGGTAGACGTTCGCGGGGAACTCCAGGGCGCTCACGACGATGCGCTGGCCGCGCGCGACCGGCAGCGTGTGCGCGGCCAGGTTGATCCCGTAGCTGGTGTTGGGGAGCAGCGCGATCTCGCCGGCGTCCGCGCCGATCAGCCGGGCGGCGGCCGCGCGGGCGCGCTGGAGGGTGGGCTCGAAGTCGTCGGCGGTGAGCTCGTGGACGCCGGCGCGGCGCCGGTTGTAGGCGTCCACCGCGCGCCGCGCCCGCTCCGGCAGCGGCCCCGCGGAAGCGGCGTTCAGGTACGGCGCGCTCCCGATGAAGGGGAACTCCGCCTCGCGGAGCGCGCGCACGTCGATCGGCGGGGCGGCGGGTCGGGCGAAGGTGTCCAACTGCGTTCGGCTCGGGTGTTCTGGAAGCGCGGAAGGATAAGCGGCGGGCCCGGGCGGCGAAAGGTACGGGGCACGGAGTGCGGAAGTACGGGGGAGGTGTGTGGACGCCCGGCATCGTGCGGATTACTTTCGGCGCCGCACCGCACTTCGCACCTCGCACTTCGCACTTCGCACCGAATGCGCATCACCTCCCTCGTCCCGCATCCCCTCCGTCCCGAGCGGATGCGCGTGCACGTCGACGGCGCGGCGCGGACCGAGCTGGCGGCGGAGCTGGTGCTGGCGGAGCGGCTGCGCGCGGGAGACGAGGTGGACGAGGCGCGGCTGGCGGAGCTGGAGGCCAGGGACCAGAAGTGGCGGGCGCGCGACGCGGCGCTCACGCTGCTCGCCCACCGGCCGCGCTCGGCGGCGGAGCTGCGCCGGCGGCTGGCGCGCA
This genomic window from Longimicrobium sp. contains:
- a CDS encoding aminotransferase class V-fold PLP-dependent enzyme is translated as MDTFARPAAPPIDVRALREAEFPFIGSAPYLNAASAGPLPERARRAVDAYNRRRAGVHELTADDFEPTLQRARAAAARLIGADAGEIALLPNTSYGINLAAHTLPVARGQRIVVSALEFPANVYPWLRLERAGAAKVEIVPADPLGRPDEARIFAALDQGDVGIFALSAVQFATGWSADLAKFGSFCAERGIFFVVDAIQSLGQVPTDVRAAGVDVLAAGGHKWLCAPFGTGFAYVRRELLPRLDPTVVGWTAVRASADLAEVCGYRWEPWDDARKFEVSTQPWQDYAGFAESVELLLEVGIERIRAHVLGLLNPLVGWLQGESGWEIVSGLEPARRSGVFAFRPQGPRAAFRALRRAGVGCVLREGAVRLSPHLYNTPDDVAAVMDVLASPERW